The Hevea brasiliensis isolate MT/VB/25A 57/8 chromosome 1, ASM3005281v1, whole genome shotgun sequence genome has a window encoding:
- the LOC110657457 gene encoding protein PHYTOCHROME KINASE SUBSTRATE 4, with the protein MKTISDSLSHQESMFDCREPSPPFISLQQKTIATIRDSSFSYLNNQVDDSEISIFDAQKYFNESGSSDPRVSNCVSPVNVIKLERISEQCDFSAIPRFSSASSSVDGHDRNYRTRSFHATPTASSEASWNSQTGLLSNPPGAIAVTVRNPTADEKKRGSATKWLLGRKCPCSGKKSVQVEEKLSEPRTPSRLNHKSKESRNIHRRILDSAATDHWLKRREVIPSCHRISADNNHFPSVLGHHSVLSSSTRTFTDCTSGFSFPILNQTSPMKLVLNGLSSPNNYTSPPPPLEDQPRDSLEVFRPPENPVSTKTKMEFHRRQNFTFPSSPKSRMTTTDDDMASDASSDLFEIESLSTQTTSYPNHRRDSLEEARRLGCRINEGGLYCRGSLDEPTTPSVAPTECYEPSEASIDWSVTTAEGFDRASVTNFSITASEVEDMHRHESDKGSGGKMRGGLLSCRCEKAVSVGPQPVKSAASEGQRGGSSTLRHVSSRPPVPNKPPLARSHSARLSPPFAT; encoded by the coding sequence ATGAAAACCATTTCTGACAGCTTATCTCATCAAGAATCCATGTTTGATTGCAGGGAACCTTCTCCTCCTTTCATTTCCTTGCAGCAGAAGACGATTGCAACCATCAGAGATTCTTCCTTCTCTTATCTCAATAATCAAGTTGATGATTCCGAAATAAGCATTTTTGATGCCCAAAAATACTTCAACGAAAGTGGCAGCAGTGATCCCCGAGTCAGCAACTGCGTTTCTCCTGTTAATGTTATTAAACTTGAACGCATTTCCGAGCAATGTGATTTCTCTGCCATTCCAAGATTCTCCTCTGCTTCGTCTTCTGTTGATGGACATGATCGTAACTACAGGACTCGTTCATTCCACGCAACGCCAACAGCTTCGTCGGAGGCAAGCTGGAATAGCCAAACCGGTTTGCTATCGAATCCACCAGGTGCTATTGCAGTCACCGTGCGAAATCCTACTGCTGATGAAAAGAAACGGGGTTCTGCAACAAAATGGCTTCTCGGGCGAAAATGTCCTTGTTCTGGCAAGAAATCTGTTCAAGTTGAGGAGAAACTATCAGAACCCAGAACTCCATCGCGCCTAAATCACAAGTCCAAAGAGTCTCGGAATATCCATAGGCGGATTCTTGACTCTGCAGCAACAGATCATTGGCTCAAAAGACGAGAAGTGATCCCTAGTTGTCACAGAATCTCAGCAGACAACAACCATTTTCCTTCAGTTCTAGGACACCATAGTGTGTTATCCTCCTCAACGAGAACATTCACTGATTGCACGAGTGGGTTCTCTTTTCCTATACTCAACCAAACATCTCCTATGAAACTGGTATTAAATGGATTGTCATCTCCCAATAACTACACTAGTCCTCCTCCTCCCCTTGAGGATCAACCTCGGGATTCGCTGGAAGTTTTCCGACCACCGGAAAATCCAGTTTCAACCAAGACAAAAATGGAATTTCACCGACGCCAGAATTTCACATTTCCTTCGAGTCCCAAGTCGCGAATGACGACAACAGACGATGACATGGCAAGCGATGCGAGTTCAGACTTGTTCGAGATAGAAAGCCTGTCTACTCAAACAACATCATACCCAAATCACCGGAGAGACTCATTGGAAGAGGCAAGACGTTTGGGCTGTCGTATAAATGAAGGTGGTTTGTATTGCAGGGGAAGTCTGGATGAGCCGACGACGCCATCTGTGGCACCAACAGAATGTTATGAACCAAGTGAAGCAAGCATCGATTGGAGTGTGACAACAGCTGAAGGGTTCGACCGAGCAAGTGTCACAAATTTCTCAATAACCGCATCAGAAGTTGAGGACATGCATCGCCATGAGTCTGACAAGGGTAGCGGTGGGAAGATGAGAGGAGGGTTGTTGAGCTGTCGATGTGAGAAGGCGGTGAGTGTGGGGCCACAGCCGGTGAAATCAGCGGCTTCGGAGGGACAAAGAGGAGGAAGCTCCACATTGAGGCATGTGAGTAGTAGGCCACCCGTTCCGAATAAGCCACCTCTTGCAAGGTCTCACTCTGCTCGCTTGTCTCCGCCTTTTGCAACATAA